In the genome of Coraliomargarita algicola, one region contains:
- a CDS encoding sensor histidine kinase, protein MRLEDHPFICSISEDRRATIADEVEILTLSDGEVIFSENSAPDALFLILGGNVAFTKEKLDGSLQSVSQSGEGSFFGEVGVFTGEHRALGAVALGECIVGRVPEATVKKIIEDAEPVRRILESVIHHLKSTTDHYMDEVMRTEKLTLVGTMVSSLLHDFKNPFAIISLGSTIIEQRYKEDPKVVKICENIESQISRMVNMANDLAAFARGDSQIEIAEVSIDELFHHFRELNTPFFKDQTIELVMEGNGVSLQGDAGKLLRVLQNLISNSIEALHSADIDGKVTVTATQDEQVVRLILTDNGPGIPVDIRDNFFEPFVTQGKSDGTGLGTAIVKSIINAHRGEIEFTTSAEGTTFTILLPKIAKLRPAKK, encoded by the coding sequence ATGAGGCTCGAAGATCACCCTTTTATTTGTTCCATTTCAGAAGATCGGCGTGCAACAATTGCCGACGAGGTTGAAATACTGACGCTGTCTGACGGCGAAGTGATTTTCTCAGAGAATAGTGCCCCTGATGCGCTCTTTCTGATTCTTGGCGGTAATGTCGCTTTCACCAAAGAGAAACTGGATGGCAGCCTCCAAAGCGTCAGCCAATCTGGAGAAGGTAGCTTTTTTGGCGAAGTTGGCGTGTTTACAGGAGAACACCGCGCTCTGGGTGCCGTCGCCTTGGGCGAGTGCATTGTCGGACGCGTGCCCGAAGCGACTGTAAAAAAAATCATTGAAGATGCCGAACCCGTTCGCCGCATCCTCGAGAGTGTGATCCACCACCTCAAAAGCACGACCGATCACTATATGGACGAGGTCATGCGCACCGAAAAGCTCACACTGGTCGGCACCATGGTCTCCTCGCTACTGCACGACTTCAAAAACCCCTTTGCGATCATCAGCCTAGGCTCTACCATTATCGAGCAACGCTACAAAGAAGATCCCAAAGTTGTCAAAATTTGTGAAAACATTGAGTCCCAGATCAGTCGCATGGTCAACATGGCCAACGACTTGGCAGCCTTTGCACGAGGCGACAGCCAGATTGAGATCGCCGAGGTCAGCATCGACGAACTGTTTCATCACTTTCGCGAGCTCAACACCCCCTTCTTCAAAGACCAAACAATTGAACTGGTAATGGAGGGCAATGGCGTGAGCCTGCAAGGCGACGCAGGCAAGTTACTGCGCGTATTACAAAACTTAATCAGCAATTCAATCGAAGCACTTCACAGTGCGGATATCGACGGAAAAGTCACCGTCACCGCGACTCAGGACGAGCAAGTCGTACGCTTAATCCTCACAGACAACGGTCCCGGCATACCCGTGGACATTCGCGACAACTTTTTTGAACCTTTTGTGACACAAGGCAAAAGCGACGGCACCGGTCTCGGCACCGCCATCGTAAAATCGATCATTAACGCGCACCGCGGCGAGATCGAATTCACGACCAGCGCCGAAGGCACCACCTTTACAATTCTATTGCCCAAAATCGCCAAGCTACGCCCAGCGAAGAAATAG